A part of Chitinimonas koreensis genomic DNA contains:
- a CDS encoding MetQ/NlpA family ABC transporter substrate-binding protein, with amino-acid sequence MKLVKTLLIAAAGLAAVTAQAEKLTVAATAVPHAEILEHIKPLLARQGVELDVKVFTDYVQPNLQLAEKRVDANYFQTKPYLVEFNKNRGTTLVTGVPVHVEPFGAYSRKVKKAAELKDGAVVAIPNETSNAGRALVLLDKNGVIKLKDPANILSTVKDIVANPKKLQFKELEAATLPRVLDQVDLALINTNYALEAKLVPTRDALFIEDARSPYANYLVTRADNQNAAAVKKLALALQSADVKAFIEKKYNGAVVPAF; translated from the coding sequence ATGAAACTCGTCAAGACGCTGCTGATCGCAGCCGCCGGCCTCGCCGCCGTCACCGCCCAGGCCGAGAAGCTCACCGTGGCGGCCACCGCCGTGCCGCACGCCGAGATCCTCGAGCACATCAAGCCGCTGCTGGCCAGGCAGGGCGTCGAACTCGACGTCAAGGTGTTCACCGACTACGTCCAGCCCAATCTGCAACTGGCCGAGAAGCGCGTCGACGCCAACTACTTCCAGACCAAGCCCTACCTGGTCGAATTCAACAAGAACCGCGGCACCACGCTGGTGACCGGCGTGCCGGTGCACGTCGAGCCGTTCGGCGCCTATTCGCGCAAGGTGAAGAAGGCCGCAGAGCTCAAGGACGGCGCGGTCGTCGCCATCCCGAACGAAACCTCCAACGCCGGCCGCGCGCTGGTGCTGCTGGACAAGAACGGCGTGATCAAGCTGAAGGACCCGGCCAACATCCTGTCGACGGTGAAGGACATCGTCGCCAACCCGAAGAAACTGCAGTTCAAGGAACTCGAGGCCGCCACGCTGCCGCGCGTGCTCGACCAGGTCGACCTGGCGCTGATCAACACCAACTACGCGCTCGAAGCCAAGCTGGTGCCGACGCGCGACGCGCTGTTCATCGAAGACGCCCGGTCGCCCTACGCCAACTACCTGGTGACCCGTGCCGACAACCAGAACGCCGCCGCGGTGAAGAAGCTGGCGCTGGCGCTGCAGAGCGCCGACGTGAAGGCTTTCATCGAGAAGAAGTACAACGGCGCCGTCGTGCCGGCGTTCTGA
- a CDS encoding methionine ABC transporter permease, with protein MNASAFDWSLIDWTDIGLATLDTLTMLGASLGFTIVLGLPLGVLLFLAGPRQLLANRPAYAALSFVVNALRSLPFVILLIVLIPLTLKLVGTSIGVAGAIPPLVAGAAPFFARLVEAALREVDRGIVEASQAMGATTWQIVTRALLPEALPGLLAATTVTAVTLVSYTAMSGVIGGGGLGDLAIRYGYQRFQTEVMVVTVLALLALVQAVQMAGDWLVRRVARK; from the coding sequence ATGAACGCGAGCGCCTTCGACTGGAGCCTGATCGACTGGACCGACATCGGCCTCGCCACGCTCGACACGCTGACCATGCTCGGCGCCTCGCTCGGTTTCACCATCGTGCTGGGCCTGCCGCTCGGCGTGCTGCTGTTCCTGGCCGGCCCGCGCCAGCTGCTGGCCAACCGGCCGGCCTATGCGGCGCTCTCCTTCGTGGTGAACGCGCTGCGCTCGCTGCCCTTCGTGATCCTGCTGATCGTGCTGATCCCGCTGACGCTCAAGCTGGTCGGCACCTCGATCGGCGTGGCCGGCGCGATCCCGCCGCTGGTGGCCGGCGCCGCGCCGTTCTTCGCCCGGCTGGTCGAGGCCGCGCTGCGCGAGGTCGACCGCGGCATCGTCGAAGCGAGCCAGGCGATGGGCGCCACCACCTGGCAGATCGTCACCCGCGCGCTGTTGCCCGAGGCGCTGCCCGGACTGTTGGCGGCCACCACCGTCACCGCGGTCACGCTGGTCTCCTACACCGCGATGTCAGGGGTGATCGGCGGCGGCGGCCTGGGCGACCTGGCCATCCGCTACGGCTACCAGCGCTTCCAGACCGAGGTGATGGTGGTCACCGTGCTGGCGTTGCTGGCGCTGGTGCAGGCGGTGCAGATGGCAGGCGACTGGCTGGTGCGCCGCGTCGCGCGCAAATGA
- a CDS encoding NIL domain-containing protein, which translates to MAEDGHAAALDLAGRLGHLGHGLLRLTFVDAATYEPVIAEVGRQLDAPINILQGSVGRIKDRPYGQLIVGFGGDAAHARQAFEARGVRCEEVAA; encoded by the coding sequence GTGGCCGAGGACGGCCACGCCGCCGCGCTCGACCTGGCCGGCCGGCTCGGCCACCTGGGCCACGGCCTGCTGCGCCTGACCTTCGTCGACGCCGCGACCTACGAGCCGGTGATCGCCGAGGTCGGCCGCCAGCTCGACGCGCCGATCAACATCCTGCAAGGCAGCGTCGGCCGCATCAAGGATCGCCCCTACGGCCAGCTGATCGTCGGCTTCGGCGGCGATGCCGCCCATGCCCGCCAGGCCTTCGAAGCGCGCGGCGTGCGCTGCGAGGAGGTGGCGGCATGA
- a CDS encoding pyrimidine 5'-nucleotidase: MPKTWIFDLDNTLHDAEPYIFPEMNRLMNDYVSQHLGIGVDEADALRLHYWQRYGTTLSGLLHHHDHIDPEHFLAETHRFADLPRQLRPMRGLRATLARLPGRKILFTNAPLAYAVTVLRGLGVAYRFDGVIAIQQTRLRPKPDLAGYRRLLQRYRLDPRRCVMVEDSRGNLAPARRLGMATVWLARRARRGPVVDVALHRLDALPAIAGRRGWLHNK, translated from the coding sequence ATGCCCAAGACCTGGATCTTCGACCTCGACAACACCCTGCACGATGCCGAGCCCTACATCTTTCCCGAGATGAACCGGCTGATGAACGACTACGTGTCGCAGCACCTGGGCATCGGCGTCGACGAGGCCGATGCCTTGCGGCTGCATTACTGGCAGCGCTACGGCACCACGCTGTCGGGCCTGCTGCATCACCACGACCATATCGACCCCGAGCACTTCCTGGCCGAGACCCATCGCTTCGCCGACCTGCCGCGCCAGCTGCGGCCGATGCGCGGGCTGCGCGCGACGCTGGCGCGCCTGCCGGGCCGCAAGATCCTGTTCACCAATGCGCCGCTGGCCTATGCCGTCACCGTGCTGCGCGGCCTGGGCGTGGCGTATCGATTCGACGGCGTGATCGCGATCCAGCAGACCCGGCTGCGCCCCAAGCCCGACCTGGCCGGCTACCGTCGCCTGCTGCAGCGCTACCGGCTCGATCCGCGCCGCTGCGTGATGGTCGAGGACAGCCGCGGCAACCTGGCGCCGGCCCGCCGGCTCGGCATGGCCACCGTCTGGCTGGCCCGCCGCGCCCGGCGCGGGCCGGTCGTGGACGTGGCGCTGCACCGGCTCGACGCCCTGCCCGCGATCGCCGGGCGGCGCGGCTGGCTGCACAACAAATAA
- a CDS encoding CBS domain-containing protein: protein MKTARQLLQEKSRQGIFSVAPNATVYQALQLMAEKDIGAVLVMEGERLVGIFSERDYARKVVLQGKTSAGTPIADIMTRRVVFAKPSQTIDDCMAIMSEKRFRHLPVMDDSRVLGVLSITDLVREQIAEQQYLIEQLEHYIHG, encoded by the coding sequence ATGAAAACCGCTCGCCAACTGCTGCAGGAAAAATCGCGCCAGGGCATCTTCTCGGTGGCGCCCAATGCCACCGTCTACCAGGCGCTGCAACTGATGGCCGAGAAGGACATCGGCGCGGTGCTGGTGATGGAGGGCGAGCGGCTGGTCGGGATCTTTTCGGAGCGCGACTACGCGCGCAAGGTGGTGCTGCAGGGCAAGACCTCGGCCGGCACGCCGATCGCCGACATCATGACCCGCCGGGTGGTGTTCGCCAAACCGTCGCAGACCATCGACGACTGCATGGCCATCATGTCCGAGAAGCGCTTCCGCCACCTGCCGGTGATGGACGACAGCCGCGTGCTCGGCGTGCTGTCGATCACCGACCTGGTGCGCGAGCAGATCGCCGAGCAGCAGTACCTGATCGAGCAGCTCGAGCACTACATCCACGGGTAG
- a CDS encoding DUF2298 domain-containing protein produces the protein MLAIYLALTVAILLVNLAGLAAALARWLPDTQIARAAGVLGLCLLGFFAEHFVGLGGLSGLWPVSTAVAAWLLWRRRGDARAIALAQLPFAVPFLLVLGWRLAYPDLEPTAEKITDLYFVSNYLGGDTLPPPDRWLPGYRFDFYYGFLHYGTALLGRWLGLAAGPAMNLGGALVFGLLGSLGWSVAGRWVRPPALRGLLVAALLLGGTGIAPLLTALYPGNAIAQVWANTRFIGLYDQEIPVAWGQAWFGKAAAPGSPEAAAVRDLPLETPSYLLHLGDVHPPLGGFVLLFFALALMARLERAEDGAAAGGDDRLLAGALGATVPLTLAVNTWVFPLQALLVAGWLAYRWRGRQALHGRPLALGGAAALFLLYPFLGHFAPNALSTPLVLTGANDHTPWRQGLVLWWPIAWLVALSLLQGPGRRLAWWSGLAVLAFWLLGEFVTVDDPGGDRYQRFNTTLKWWSWLYPAALVWLSALNLARPNRLWRALALLPAVAVLTYLLPLAHSWIETPRPHAGRLQGDGWLRDDRAQRAIVDWLRAAPRGLVLESVEQGAYSPSSAFALHAGQPSAAGWPDHESQWRGSPDFINERTELIRAIYRGNRPDALQWLRSQKVRYLVWSRYDQARGPAVLEQLKMQLAPGYAWLPLWTGGDEQYGVFRRLD, from the coding sequence GTGCTCGCAATCTACCTGGCCCTGACCGTGGCCATCCTGCTGGTGAACCTGGCGGGCCTGGCCGCCGCGCTGGCGCGCTGGCTGCCCGACACGCAGATCGCCCGCGCCGCCGGCGTGCTCGGGCTGTGCCTGCTCGGCTTCTTCGCCGAGCATTTCGTCGGGCTCGGCGGCCTCTCCGGCCTGTGGCCGGTCAGCACGGCGGTGGCCGCCTGGCTGCTGTGGCGGCGGCGCGGCGACGCCCGCGCGATCGCGCTCGCCCAGCTGCCGTTCGCCGTGCCCTTCCTGCTGGTGCTGGGCTGGCGGCTCGCCTATCCGGACCTCGAGCCGACCGCCGAGAAGATCACCGACCTCTACTTCGTCAGCAACTACCTCGGCGGCGACACGCTGCCGCCGCCCGACCGCTGGCTGCCCGGCTACCGCTTCGACTTCTACTACGGCTTCCTGCACTACGGCACCGCCCTCCTGGGGCGCTGGCTGGGCCTGGCGGCCGGGCCGGCGATGAACCTCGGCGGCGCGCTGGTGTTCGGCCTCCTGGGCAGCCTGGGCTGGAGCGTCGCCGGCCGCTGGGTCCGCCCGCCGGCGCTGCGCGGCCTGCTGGTCGCCGCCCTGCTGCTCGGCGGCACCGGCATCGCGCCGCTGCTGACGGCCTTGTACCCCGGCAACGCCATCGCCCAGGTCTGGGCCAACACCCGCTTCATCGGCCTGTACGACCAGGAGATCCCGGTCGCGTGGGGCCAGGCCTGGTTCGGCAAGGCCGCCGCACCCGGCAGCCCGGAGGCGGCCGCGGTGCGCGACCTGCCGCTGGAGACGCCGTCCTACCTGCTGCACCTGGGCGACGTCCACCCGCCGCTGGGCGGCTTCGTGCTGCTGTTCTTCGCGCTGGCGCTGATGGCGCGGCTGGAGCGCGCGGAAGACGGCGCGGCGGCCGGCGGCGACGACCGCCTGCTCGCCGGCGCACTCGGCGCCACCGTGCCGCTGACGCTGGCGGTCAACACCTGGGTGTTCCCGCTGCAGGCGCTGCTGGTGGCCGGCTGGCTGGCCTACCGCTGGCGCGGCCGGCAGGCGCTCCACGGGCGGCCGCTGGCGCTCGGCGGCGCCGCCGCGCTGTTCCTGCTCTACCCCTTCCTCGGCCATTTCGCGCCGAACGCGTTGAGCACGCCGCTGGTGCTGACCGGGGCCAACGACCATACGCCGTGGCGGCAAGGGCTGGTGCTGTGGTGGCCGATCGCCTGGCTGGTGGCGCTGAGCCTGTTGCAGGGACCGGGCCGGCGGCTGGCCTGGTGGTCGGGACTGGCGGTGCTGGCGTTCTGGCTGCTGGGCGAATTCGTCACGGTCGACGATCCCGGCGGCGACCGCTACCAGCGCTTCAACACCACGCTCAAGTGGTGGTCCTGGCTCTACCCGGCCGCGCTGGTCTGGCTGTCGGCGCTCAACCTGGCCCGGCCGAACCGGCTTTGGCGCGCGCTGGCCCTGCTACCGGCGGTCGCCGTGCTGACCTACCTGTTGCCGCTGGCGCACAGCTGGATCGAGACGCCGCGGCCGCATGCCGGCCGCCTGCAGGGCGACGGCTGGCTGCGCGACGACCGCGCCCAGCGCGCCATCGTCGACTGGCTGCGCGCCGCGCCGCGCGGCCTGGTGCTGGAGAGCGTGGAGCAAGGCGCCTACAGCCCGTCGAGCGCCTTCGCCCTGCACGCCGGCCAACCGTCGGCGGCCGGCTGGCCCGATCACGAGTCGCAGTGGCGCGGCTCGCCCGATTTCATCAACGAGCGGACCGAGCTGATCCGCGCGATCTACCGCGGCAACCGGCCGGACGCGCTGCAATGGCTGCGCAGCCAGAAGGTGCGCTACCTGGTGTGGAGCCGCTACGACCAGGCGCGCGGCCCGGCCGTGCTCGAGCAGTTGAAGATGCAGCTGGCGCCCGGCTACGCGTGGCTGCCGCTGTGGACCGGCGGCGACGAGCAGTACGGCGTGTTCCGGCGCCTCGACTGA
- the argB gene encoding acetylglutamate kinase yields the protein MPAVEPISAQAAADKAAVLAEAMPYIRRFYDKTIVIKYGGNAMTEPELKEGFARDVVLLKLVGMNPVVVHGGGPQINDLLNRVGKQGEFVQGMRVTDAETMDIVEMVLGGLVNKEIVSLLNQHGGRAVGLTGKDGHFIRAKKMYLKGGEDDERIDIGQVGEIESIDPELVALLDTRDFIPVIAPIGVGPGGEAFNINADLVAGKLAEVLKAEKLILMTNTPGVLDQQGQLLTGLTPKLVDQLVAEGTISGGMIPKISSALEAAINGVNSVHVIDGRVKHALLLEVLTDHGVGTMIQRDE from the coding sequence ATGCCCGCCGTCGAACCGATCTCCGCCCAGGCCGCCGCCGACAAGGCTGCCGTACTGGCCGAGGCCATGCCCTATATCCGCCGCTTCTACGACAAGACCATCGTGATCAAGTATGGCGGCAACGCGATGACCGAACCCGAGCTCAAGGAAGGCTTCGCCCGCGACGTGGTGCTGCTCAAGCTGGTCGGCATGAACCCGGTGGTGGTGCACGGCGGCGGCCCGCAGATCAACGACCTGCTCAACCGCGTCGGCAAGCAGGGCGAGTTCGTCCAGGGCATGCGGGTGACCGATGCCGAGACCATGGACATCGTCGAGATGGTGCTCGGCGGCCTGGTGAACAAGGAGATCGTCAGCCTCTTGAACCAGCACGGCGGCCGCGCCGTCGGCCTGACCGGCAAGGACGGCCACTTCATCCGCGCCAAGAAGATGTACCTCAAGGGCGGCGAGGACGACGAGCGCATCGACATCGGCCAGGTCGGCGAGATCGAGAGCATCGATCCGGAGCTGGTGGCCCTGCTCGACACCCGCGACTTCATCCCGGTGATCGCGCCGATCGGCGTCGGCCCCGGCGGCGAGGCGTTCAACATCAACGCCGACCTGGTCGCCGGCAAGCTGGCCGAAGTGCTCAAGGCCGAGAAGCTGATCCTGATGACCAACACGCCCGGCGTGCTCGACCAGCAGGGCCAGTTGCTGACCGGCCTCACGCCGAAGCTGGTCGACCAGCTGGTGGCCGAAGGCACCATCTCGGGCGGCATGATCCCCAAGATCTCGTCGGCGCTCGAGGCCGCGATCAACGGCGTCAACTCGGTGCACGTGATCGACGGCCGGGTGAAGCACGCGCTGCTGCTCGAGGTGCTGACCGACCACGGCGTCGGCACCATGATCCAGCGCGACGAGTGA
- a CDS encoding TetR-like C-terminal domain-containing protein, which yields MTAGTIYRYYANKEDMLKAVIQESYERTYLEGDQLFAQFRGTGPELLAEVIRAWWRLVGSTRLSGLPKLMIAEAANFPELAQFHREAVIERGEGYIARAIEYGIARGEFRPLPVDIAVKVVCAPVVMAMIWRHAPLPCNAGDLDIERYLDEVIHTLIQGLAVRPAGSNPER from the coding sequence GTGACCGCCGGCACCATCTACCGCTACTACGCCAACAAGGAAGACATGCTCAAGGCGGTCATCCAGGAGTCGTACGAGCGGACCTATCTCGAGGGCGACCAGCTGTTCGCCCAGTTCCGCGGTACCGGCCCCGAGTTGCTGGCCGAGGTGATCCGCGCCTGGTGGCGGCTGGTCGGCTCGACCCGCCTGAGCGGCCTGCCCAAGCTGATGATCGCCGAGGCCGCCAACTTCCCCGAGCTGGCCCAGTTCCACCGCGAGGCGGTGATCGAGCGCGGCGAGGGCTATATCGCGCGGGCGATCGAATACGGCATCGCGCGCGGCGAATTCCGCCCGTTGCCGGTCGACATCGCCGTCAAGGTGGTCTGCGCGCCGGTGGTGATGGCCATGATCTGGCGCCACGCGCCGCTGCCATGCAACGCCGGCGATCTCGATATCGAGCGCTACCTCGACGAAGTGATCCATACATTGATTCAAGGCCTGGCCGTCCGACCGGCCGGGTCCAACCCGGAGAGATAA
- a CDS encoding efflux RND transporter periplasmic adaptor subunit, whose product MMRSTLSLTLLAAALLTACGKTEAQHEDVRPVRTTLAKPDGLAVGASYSGEIRARREAQLGFRVPGQVVERYVELGQRVKAGQPLLRIDGKDAALQQAAARSQFDKARMDHERAVQLRSQGFVSQANVDAAKVALDAARAQYSLSSNQGGYTTLRAERAGVVTALTAEVGQVVAAGTPVVKLAEDGEREVLVSVPESRVGELRAAGELGVTLWAAPGKRYAAKLRELAPDTDPVTRTYAARITVLDPDEALGLGMTANVLLPGQAGETGFHLPLTAIYDQTGQPRVWVVDPKESRVHARPVRLAAVRNDVVLVAAGIKAGETVVTAGAHLLHENQKVRVAESQLARQ is encoded by the coding sequence ATGATGCGCAGTACCCTGAGCCTGACCCTGCTGGCGGCGGCCCTGCTGACCGCCTGCGGCAAGACCGAGGCGCAGCACGAGGACGTGCGGCCGGTCCGTACCACGCTGGCCAAACCCGACGGCCTGGCGGTCGGCGCCAGCTATTCGGGCGAGATCCGCGCCCGCCGCGAGGCGCAACTGGGCTTCCGCGTGCCCGGCCAGGTGGTCGAGCGCTACGTCGAGCTCGGCCAGCGGGTGAAGGCCGGCCAGCCGCTGCTGCGCATCGACGGCAAGGACGCCGCGCTGCAGCAGGCGGCGGCCAGGAGCCAGTTCGACAAGGCGCGGATGGACCACGAACGCGCGGTGCAGCTGCGCAGCCAGGGCTTCGTCAGCCAGGCCAACGTCGACGCGGCCAAGGTGGCGCTCGACGCCGCCCGCGCGCAATACAGCCTGAGCAGCAACCAGGGCGGCTACACCACGCTGCGCGCCGAGCGCGCCGGCGTGGTGACGGCGCTCACCGCCGAGGTCGGCCAGGTGGTGGCGGCCGGCACGCCGGTGGTGAAGCTGGCCGAGGACGGCGAGCGCGAGGTGCTGGTGAGCGTGCCCGAATCGCGCGTGGGCGAACTGCGTGCCGCCGGCGAGCTCGGCGTGACGCTGTGGGCCGCGCCGGGCAAGCGCTACGCCGCCAAGCTGCGCGAGCTGGCGCCCGACACCGACCCGGTGACGCGCACCTACGCCGCGCGCATCACCGTGCTCGATCCGGACGAGGCGCTGGGCCTGGGCATGACTGCCAACGTGTTGCTGCCGGGCCAGGCCGGCGAGACCGGCTTCCACCTGCCGCTGACCGCGATCTACGACCAGACCGGCCAGCCGCGCGTGTGGGTGGTCGACCCGAAGGAGAGCCGCGTGCACGCCCGGCCGGTGCGGCTGGCCGCGGTGCGCAACGACGTGGTGCTGGTGGCGGCCGGGATCAAGGCCGGCGAGACGGTGGTGACCGCCGGCGCGCATCTGCTGCATGAAAACCAGAAGGTGCGGGTGGCGGAAAGCCAACTCGCCCGCCAGTGA
- a CDS encoding efflux RND transporter permease subunit: protein MRDFNLSDWALKHQQLVLYFIVIFMLAGVFAYTRLGQKEDPEFTFKAMVIQTYWPGASAKDMELQVTDKQEKKLQEMAEIEYVRSYSKAGENQLLINLKEGVPPKQVPELWYQVRKKMSDIRHTLPAGVQGPFFNDEFGDTFGNLYAFTSDGFGYAELKRYVDAVRAELLRVPDVNKVDYVGVQDEKIYVETSNAKLASLGIDPQLVFQTLQATNAVVPAGVVETGSERVALRVTGEFDSVEAIRNIGIRANGRSLRLGDVARVYRGYTDPTAMKLRHNGQEAIGLAVSMRKGGDVIKLGEALDATMRRVKAELPVGIEAHAVSDQPKVVKDSIKEFVKSLAEAVVIVLAVSFLSLGLRTGLVVALSIPLVLAMTFLVMYAFGLDLQRISLGALIIALGLLVDDAIIAVEMMALKLEQGWDRVRAATYAYTSTAFPMLTGTLITAAGFMPVGLAKSNAGEYTVSIFQVVGISLILSWVVAVLFTPYLGYKLLPEMAHHGDEDAVYHKPFYQRFRRLVSWCLEYRKTVILITVVLFVVAAGLFKFVPKQFFPASNRPELMVDVWLPQASTYAQTEQQVKALEARLKREPDVVGVTSYVGNGSPRFYLPLEQQLPNLNFGQLMVMTKNEHVRDTVLVKIQGWFERDFPLVRGRVTRLENGPPVGYPVQFRVSGPDEARLKPVAEQVAAIMRANPHIRHVNTDWSERVKVMRLEVDQDKARALGMTSQQLSVALQNSLSGVTVTQYREHDRTIDVVARLDRPERTDLNNLKDAKVYLPGGRFVPVSQIAHLKLESEESIIWRRNRMPTISVRADVEGAQAPDVTMALWPKIQEVRAKLPIGYEIEIGGSQESSVKGQSSIMAVMPLMLLTVMTLLMFQLQNISKMLLVLLTAPLGMIGVAAILLLFQVPFGFVAQLGVIALAGMIMRNSVILVDQIDQHVKEGEHIWHAIVESAVRRFRPIMLTAAAAILAMIPLTRSTFWGPMAWSIMGGLFVATLLTLLFLPALYAAWYRVRKPLDA, encoded by the coding sequence ATGCGCGATTTCAACCTGTCCGACTGGGCGCTCAAGCACCAGCAGCTGGTGCTGTATTTCATCGTGATCTTCATGCTGGCCGGCGTGTTCGCCTACACCCGGCTGGGCCAGAAGGAAGACCCCGAGTTCACCTTCAAGGCGATGGTGATCCAGACCTACTGGCCCGGTGCCAGCGCCAAGGATATGGAGCTGCAGGTCACCGACAAGCAGGAGAAGAAGCTGCAGGAGATGGCCGAGATCGAGTACGTGCGCTCGTATTCGAAGGCCGGCGAGAACCAGCTGCTGATCAACCTCAAGGAAGGCGTGCCGCCCAAGCAGGTGCCCGAGCTGTGGTACCAGGTCCGCAAGAAGATGTCGGACATCCGCCATACGCTGCCGGCCGGCGTGCAGGGGCCGTTCTTCAACGACGAGTTCGGCGACACCTTCGGCAATCTCTACGCCTTCACCAGCGACGGCTTCGGCTACGCCGAGCTCAAGCGCTACGTCGACGCGGTGCGCGCCGAGCTCTTGCGCGTGCCCGACGTCAACAAGGTCGACTACGTCGGCGTGCAGGACGAGAAGATCTACGTCGAGACCAGCAACGCCAAGCTGGCCTCGCTCGGCATCGACCCGCAGCTGGTGTTCCAGACGCTGCAGGCGACCAACGCGGTGGTGCCGGCCGGCGTGGTCGAGACCGGCAGCGAGCGCGTCGCGCTGCGCGTGACCGGCGAGTTCGACTCGGTCGAGGCGATCCGCAACATCGGCATCCGCGCCAATGGCCGCTCGCTGCGGCTCGGCGACGTCGCCCGCGTCTATCGCGGCTACACCGATCCGACCGCCATGAAGCTGCGCCACAACGGCCAGGAGGCGATCGGCCTGGCGGTCAGCATGAGAAAGGGCGGCGACGTCATCAAGCTCGGGGAGGCGCTCGACGCCACCATGAGGCGCGTCAAGGCCGAGCTGCCGGTCGGCATCGAGGCGCACGCGGTGTCGGACCAGCCCAAGGTGGTCAAGGATTCGATCAAGGAATTCGTCAAGAGCCTGGCCGAGGCGGTGGTGATCGTGCTGGCGGTCAGCTTCCTGTCGCTGGGCCTGCGCACCGGCCTGGTGGTCGCGCTGTCGATCCCGCTGGTACTGGCGATGACCTTCCTGGTCATGTACGCCTTCGGCCTCGACCTGCAACGCATCTCGCTCGGCGCGCTGATCATCGCGCTGGGCCTCCTGGTCGATGACGCGATCATCGCGGTCGAGATGATGGCGCTCAAGCTCGAGCAGGGCTGGGACCGCGTGCGCGCGGCCACCTATGCCTACACCAGCACCGCCTTCCCGATGCTGACCGGCACGCTGATCACCGCCGCCGGCTTCATGCCGGTCGGCCTGGCGAAGTCCAACGCCGGCGAATACACCGTGTCGATCTTCCAGGTGGTCGGCATCTCGCTGATCCTGAGCTGGGTGGTGGCGGTGCTGTTCACGCCCTACCTGGGCTACAAGCTCCTGCCCGAAATGGCCCATCACGGCGACGAGGACGCGGTCTACCACAAGCCCTTCTACCAGCGCTTCCGCCGGCTGGTGAGCTGGTGCCTCGAATACCGCAAGACGGTGATCCTGATCACGGTGGTGCTGTTCGTGGTCGCGGCCGGCCTGTTCAAGTTCGTGCCCAAGCAGTTCTTCCCGGCCTCCAACCGGCCCGAGCTGATGGTCGACGTCTGGCTGCCGCAGGCCTCGACCTATGCCCAGACCGAGCAGCAGGTGAAGGCGCTCGAGGCACGCCTCAAGCGCGAGCCGGACGTCGTCGGCGTGACCAGCTACGTCGGCAACGGCAGCCCGCGCTTCTACCTGCCGCTGGAGCAGCAGCTGCCCAACCTGAACTTCGGCCAGCTGATGGTGATGACCAAGAACGAGCACGTGCGCGACACGGTGCTGGTCAAGATCCAGGGCTGGTTCGAACGCGACTTCCCGCTGGTGCGCGGCCGGGTGACGCGGCTGGAGAACGGTCCGCCGGTCGGCTACCCGGTGCAGTTCCGGGTATCGGGCCCCGACGAGGCCAGGCTCAAGCCGGTGGCCGAGCAGGTGGCGGCCATCATGCGGGCCAACCCGCACATCCGCCACGTCAACACCGACTGGAGCGAGCGGGTCAAGGTGATGCGGCTCGAAGTCGACCAGGACAAGGCGCGCGCGCTCGGCATGACCTCGCAACAACTGAGCGTGGCCCTGCAGAACTCGCTCAGCGGCGTGACGGTGACGCAGTACCGCGAGCACGACCGCACCATCGACGTGGTGGCGCGGCTGGACCGGCCCGAGCGTACCGACCTCAACAACCTCAAGGACGCCAAGGTCTACCTGCCCGGCGGCCGCTTCGTGCCGGTGAGCCAGATCGCCCACCTCAAGCTCGAGAGCGAGGAGAGCATCATCTGGCGGCGCAACCGCATGCCGACCATCTCGGTGCGCGCCGACGTCGAAGGCGCCCAGGCGCCCGACGTGACCATGGCGCTGTGGCCGAAGATCCAGGAGGTGCGCGCCAAGCTGCCGATCGGCTACGAGATCGAGATCGGCGGCTCGCAGGAATCGAGCGTCAAGGGCCAGAGCTCGATCATGGCGGTGATGCCGCTGATGCTGCTGACGGTGATGACGCTGCTGATGTTCCAGCTGCAGAACATCTCCAAGATGCTGCTGGTGCTGCTGACCGCACCGCTGGGCATGATCGGGGTGGCGGCCATCCTGCTGCTGTTCCAGGTGCCGTTCGGCTTCGTCGCCCAGCTCGGCGTGATCGCGCTGGCCGGCATGATCATGCGCAACTCGGTGATCCTGGTCGACCAGATCGACCAGCACGTCAAGGAAGGCGAACACATCTGGCACGCGATCGTCGAATCGGCGGTGCGGCGCTTCAGGCCGATCATGCTGACCGCCGCGGCGGCCATCCTGGCGATGATCCCGCTGACGCGCTCGACCTTCTGGGGGCCGATGGCCTGGTCGATCATGGGCGGGCTGTTCGTGGCGACGCTGCTCACCCTGCTGTTCCTGCCGGCGCTGTATGCGGCCTGGTACCGGGTGCGCAAGCCGCTGGATGCTTGA